TTTCGAAAATAACCTCTTGATTTTCTCGCGACACCCAGCTCCAAACGCCGTGTAAAATAATATAGTCAAACTTGCGATTCTCTTGCAATAATCGCTTGTAAAACCCCAAAAAGTCCTCTTCATACACTTGCGTGCAACTTTGTGAAGCAGCAATAAATTTTTGTGCGTGTTGGCAATGTGCGGGAATAAAATCATTCCCCATAAACTCTCCCTCACTGCAACTTGCGTGAAGCGTAAGGCTATTTCCCAACCCAAACCCTAGCTCAAGATAGCGGAATTTTCCTTGTGGTTTTGGACATTCTACCCCTGCTAAAGTCAAAGAAAAATCTATCCATAGAGGATTAAGTGCAGGAATAAAGTCATCTACATATTCTAGTTCCGTAGCGTATCCATAGGATTCCATTGTGTTTCCTTATTCAAAAATCCATTGCTTATAGTGCGGTAGTTGCGATTCTATGGCAAATTTACGCGCTTGAGATTGGAGATTGCTTGGAGAGAAAAAATGGGGTTGCGCATAAATAAAGCGCATAGCTTCGCTAAAAGCCTCTTTGTCATTAAGGGGGACAAGAATGCCTCCCTTGCAAATTTCACAATGCTTTTGATTGTCTATAAATTCGCCAAGTGGCTCTAAAATCTCTTTGGGCGCACAATCAGTTGTCAAAAGTGGAATCCCAAGTGCGAGGGATTCTACAAGCACATTAGGAAAACCCTCGTGATTGGAAGCAAACACGAAACAATCTGCAACGCTCAAAGGCGCGTAAGGGTTTGGAGTGCGTCCGAGCAAATGCACACAAGATTCTAAACCCAAGCTCAAAATCTGTGCTTCTAGCTCGTTTCTTTTCTCTCCCTCGCCAAAGATAAACAAATCCGCCTTGTCCTTAAAGTATTGCATACAATCCACAAGCAAGCGATGATTTTTACCGCTATCTAGTCGCCCAATACTGACAAAAGCAAATCTCCCACGCACTTTGCTTGACAAGATTTGCTCCTTTAATGTGGAATCCTCACGACTTTGTGCATTGATTTTGTTTAAATCAAAAAAGTTTAAAAGCAAGGTGATTTTCTTTTGTGCGATTCCAAAATTTTCTACCAAGTCCGCGAGATTTTGTGGAGAATTTGCACTGATTTTATCTGCTTTGTTGTAAAGCAATGTAATCAACTTGCGATTTATCGTAGAGGAAAGATTGGAATAACCATATTGCTTGCTTGGATAGCTTCGCTCACAAATTAAGATTTTAGGGCTTTTGCGTGTTAATTTGCAAAGCATACCTGCTAGAATATTAATATAGTTTGGACGTGTCATCAAAGAAAGTGAAATCTCGCAATCTCGAATAATTTTGCGATATTTGAATGCAAGCAAAGGAAGTTTGAGGAGTTTTTTAATCCCGCTTTCTGTGGTGCGGTTCCGCCCCAAAATGATTTTTTGCACATTTAGAGGATAATGCTGAATATCCTCCAGCAAAACAAGCGTGATTGTATATTCCTTTGCCAGATTCTCCAACAAAAGTGAGGTAATGCGTTCCGCTCCTCCAGCCCCCAAAGAATAAAGCAAAATCACAAGTTTCATCGTAACAACTTAATCCTTTGGAGATTTTGTCTCATTGTTGTTGTGCAATTCTACTTTTAAAATTTCTATACTAACAGATTGCGCAAGAGAAGTCAGAATCTTTAAAGTTGTGCAAACCATAGAATCTACGCTAAATTTTTCTACAATCTGCGCACGCGATTGTGCTTTGAGGGATTCTAGCTTGTCTGAATGCTGCAAGGTGTAGAGAGATTTTAGGCATTCTAACGCGCTTTTATCGTCTTTTGGAGGGAAAAGAAACGCATAGGCATTTTGTCCAAAATCCGCAATAACTTTACTCTCACCCACATCACTTACGATTGGCACACAACCACACGCCATTCCCTCCGCAATAGAGTTTGAAAAACTTTCCGTATAAGAAGTAGAAAGGATACAATCAAAAAGTGGATAATAGGCTTCCACATCATTTTTTGCTCCTAAAAATAGGACATTGCGTTGTGTATCCCCTAGAATCTTTAGGCAGTCTTTTAGGATTCTTTCTTCGCATTTTCCAAGAGAGATGAAAGTAACCTCTACACCTTGTTGTGTTCTAGAATATTCTATCATTTCCTTTGCAGTGCGTGCAAAAAGCGGATAATCTTTGACTTTATCCATTCGTGCGACGATTCCAAAAACAAATGCGTCCTCTTGAATTCCAAGTTCTTTTTTGAATCTTGTAATCTCTCTAGGGTGGAATCGCGTCGTATCAATCCCATTATAAACCACTAATGCTTTTTTCATATAATAGCCCTTTTTTTGATAAAAGCTAAGTGCATCATAGGAATTACAAAGAATTGCATCAGCAAAACGACTTAAGAGTTTCTGTGTATAAAAATATAGCTTAGAAGCAAGGGAGAGATTGTTTAAATTAATCGCACTTGAACGGAATCCAAAAACTACTTTTGCGCCCAAAAATGCACCACAAAAAAGGCTAAAAATATTCATTTCAGGCATAAAGGCATAAATACAATCCGGTCGGAAATCTTTAATCACTTTACGATAGCGCAACAAAAATCCAATATCTTTGCGCCCTTTCTTATGCAAACAAATATGTGGAATCCCTGTAATTTCATATTCTAGGCGTCCGCCACTATAAAGCGTGCAAAGACGCAAATCTACCTCCGAACGCTTGGCGAGCTCTTGCGCAAGAAGCACCCATTGCCTCTCCGCTCCACCAAAATTTAAAGACCGAATTGCTAATAAGATTTTAATTTTTTTCATTGAATTATTTCTCTACCCTCTGACGAATTTTTAGTTTTGGCAAGAAAGAAATAGGTAAAAAAAGACAAGCAAAAACCTGCAATGCAAGCCAATTTGGATAGATTGCTAGACTTTGTAGAATCTTTTTAAATGCCTTTTTGCGGTTCCCTCCTTGCCGGTAAAGTAATGCTGCTGTGGCACAGAGCTTAGCTAAATGTGCGGGACAATATTTCAAACGTTCTTTATAAAAAAGCAAAATATCTTGCTCATAATTTTTTACCATTTCCAAAGGCTTATATTTCAAGCTCTGCGTGAGAGATTCTGCGTGGATTCTATAAAATTTCAAAGGCTTATGAATATAATAGCACGGACGCTGTTTGTGGAGTTTTAGCCATAAAAGCCCCATATTGCCTCTTTGTAAATTTTCATTAAATCTCCTCTGTCCAAGTAGTTTGCGCTCAAACAAAGTTACAAACTCTCCGTCTAAACACCCCGCAAGCACTTCTTGGAAACCAATTTCACGCGATTCGTCTAGTCCTTGTCCTGAGAGGAATCCGTCATCACTTCTTGTGCAATTTGCGATGATAATACCATATTGTTTATCAAAGCGCAAATAGACTTCTACCATTTGCGAAATAGCTTCTTTAAATAATAAATCATCATCATCTAAAAGCAATAAAAGTTCGCCACTTGCATAATCTAAACCATTGTTGCGATTCCCTGCACTTCCATGCGTTCTTGCGTTGCGCACAACTTTGATATGGGGATTATCTTTTGCATATTCGCTTGCAATGCTAAAGGTGTTGTCCTCTGAACCATCATCACTTACGATAATTTCTAAGTTAGGATAATCTTGGTCTAAAATGCTTTCAATGGATTCTGTAAAAAAATATTCACGATTGTAAGTTGTCAAAATCACGCTAACTTTTGGGAAATTTGGGTTATCTGGAATCTCACTAAGGAGTTTTTCGCTAAATTCTTGTGGTAGGTCTTTGATGTTAAATTCTTTGAAATTTTCCATTACCCAATCTCCTTTTTGTTTGCAATATCGGCTAAAAACACCAAAACACAACATTTACCTTTGTTATTTTACACTTTTTATTCAAATTTTAATTTTACCAAAAGCACATTTTAATTTTATTAAGAAATAATGAGAGTTAAAAACAAGGAATCAAAAACAATAAGATGAATCCTAAACTACAAGGATAAGCAAAATATTGGCTTATCCTTGTGGGATTCTAAATTAATCTTTGATTTTTGGCTCACCAAATGCGCTAATTTCAGGTAATTCTCTTGTGTATTTTTCTTCAAAAATTCATCAAAGCTTGGCATTGGCGTAGCAAACTCACTACCATAGGAGTGTGTTTGGCGCAAGGAACTTTGTAATATTTTTTGATAAAATCTTTCGCACTTTTGCCATTCTTGGTATAGGCATTATACACTTTCTCGCCATACTCTCTACACAAGTCAGAGAAAATCGCATAATCATCACGACTCCCTTCAAAAGGCTCTACTGCCTATTTCATCAACACAATTTGCATATTAGAATAATCTCCCGCCATCGTCAAGTCATCTCTCTCATAAGAGCTTGTTGTAAGGATTACGATGTCCGCCATTTTTCTGTTGGCGTCCAAAAGATTCTTAGTGTGTTAAGAGGGTCTGCACCCCAAATAAATAATTAAGTTGTGGATTATATAACTTTTAGTTATATGGATTCAAATATATATAAATTTAAGATTAAGATTTATTTGAAGTTTGGTAGAATCTTAGAGCAATCAACTTGTTGCATTAAGTGCAGTCAAAGCCTAAACTAGCTTCAAAGTGCCATTTTGTAGGCGATAGATAGAATCACAATGTTCAATCGTGCTTAAGCGGTGTGCGATGATAAGCAAGGTTTTGTCCTTTGCAATCTTATAAATTTCTTCCATAATTCTTGCTTCCACTTCTGTATCTAGCGCGCTTGTAGCTTCATCTAACACAAGAATCTCTGGTTCTCCATAGAGTGCGCGCGCAATCGCAATGCGTTGTTTTTGCCCCCCGCTTAGTGCGATTCCGCCATCCCCTACTTGTGTTTCTAAGCCCTCTTTGGTTTGCAAAAACTCATAAATTTTGGCACTTTTTAGACAAGAGATAATTTTTTCTTTATCCAATTCTCTTCCAAAGGCGACATTGTCCTCTACATTCCCACTAAATAAATAAACATTTTGTGGAATATAGCCTATCTTTTTGCGCCAACTTTTTAGATTTGTTTTCTCTAGTTTAACATCATCTATCCAAATACCACCATTTTGAGGACAAAGCAAGCCAATGATGCAATCTACTAAAGTGCTTTTTCCACTTCCTGATTCTCCGATAAACGCGACTTTTTCTCCCTTGCAAATGGTAAGATTGATTTCTTGTAACACGCATTTTTGTTGATAGCCAAAAGAGAGCTTTTCTAGTCTAATTTCTCGTTCAAATTTGACTTCTTCTTCCCCTAAATCTTGGGTTTGCATTTTTAAGTCTTGATAAATGATTTCTAAGGAGCGAAAATTAAAAAGAATCTTATTGTAAGAATCCAAAATGCGGTTGATAGAGGGCAAAAGGCGATAGAGTGCTAACACATACATAGACAATAAGGGCAAATAACCTGTTACATTGTTGGGGTTTTGAATTAACAAATATAACACAACAAGAATCATCATACAAAAGCCAAGTGCTTCCAAGCTCAAGCGCGGAATATGAAAAAAAGTTTGATTTTTGATATTCGCCAAAGAATATCCCTCTAAAGAGTTTGAAAAATTCCGCCAAATGGAGTCGGAATCACTTTGAAGTTTGATGATTTTGTAATTCCCAAAACTTGAGCTAAGTGTTTCAAAAAAAGTTTTTTGATGCGATTCCTTTTCTCGTCCTTGCTTTTTGATTTTTAATGCAATTCCTCGCGCTAGAAGGAATCCCAAAATCGCTAAGACGAAGGTCAAGCCAAGCGTAATTTTGAAATCCACAAATAATAAAGTGCCATAAATTAAAAGCACAACGAAAACTTCGGAAGTCATAAACAAAAAAGCAGCAAGTAAGATAGTAAAATTATGTGCTTCTGTTGTAATGGTTTTGGTTAAATGGCTTGTATTTTTTGTAATGAAATCCTCATAATTAATGTCCAAATAATTCCTAAACAATCTCTCCACAATCAAATGATAGCGTCCAAAGGTAAAACGCGCTAAAAGATGTTGATAGAGGAGATTAATCAAACTACGGAAGACATAAAACACCAATAAAACAATGCCAAAACACAAAACAAATTCATAAGGAGAATCAAAATGTAAAAAATGATAAACAAAGGCAAAATAAGTTTTACTTTCAATTAAGCTAAAATCACTTGCCACAGCGATAAAAGGAGCGATTGCAGAGATTCCAATGAGTTCAATTAAGGACACTAACAAGGAGAGTAGTAGCATTCCATAAATGTAATGTTGGTCTTGGTGCGATAGGATAAATCTAAGTTTTGAAAACATAACCTATGAGACTTTAAAGAATAAATGGCATTATTTTACCAATTTGTGCCTTAAAGAGCAGAATCCTAATAAGAGGCAAAATTAAAACCATAAATTATCTAATAAGCGAACCCCTTCAATTCGCACTACAACGAGAATCAAGGTAGAATTTTTTTGAATTTGCTCTATATTTTGTAATTCGTGATTGACAATGACAAGATATTCTACCTCTAATCCCTCTAGCACCTCTAAAGCAATTCTTTTTAACTCATAAGAATCTTTAATGCCGCGCATAATTGCTTTAGTTACGGCATTTAAAGAAGCTGAAATTCGTAAAGCCTGTGTGATTCCGCTTGGACTTAAATACGCATTGCGTGAGCTTAATGCTAGCCCTTCTTCGTTACGGACAATAGGACAAGGCACAATCTCTAAAGGTAAAAATAAATCCTGCACCATTTTTTGAATAATGAGTAATTGTTGCGCGTCCTTACGCCCAAAAAATGCCTTGTCCGGACGCACAAGATTGAAAAGCTTTAAAACAACTTGAAGCACGCCATTAAAGTGTCCTTGTCGCGTTTTGCCCTCTAGCACATTTGCCATTGCTGCAGGAGCGTTGAAAGTTGTTTGCAAGGTGGAATCTAACGGATACATTTGGGAAACTTCGGGCATAAAGACAATCTCTACACCCGCTTTAGCACAAATGTGCAAATCAGCTTCTTTTTTGCGAGGATATTGATTAAAATCCTCGTTTTCTCCAAATTGTGTTGGATTGACAAAAATAGAAACAATAGTGCAATCACAGACTGTAAGACTTGCTTCTATCAGGGATAAATGCCCTTTATGTAAAGCTCCCATTGTCGGAACTAAGCCGATTGTTTTTTGAGGATTTTGAGATTTAAATTGACAGATAAAGGTGCGCAAATCTTGCGTAGTGGTGAATATTTGCATACGATTCCTTTAAATTCTTAGGAAATGAAGCGCGAATTATGCGATGAGAGAGTTAAAAAATAAATAAAAAAACATAGAAATATGCTAAAATCTTAATAAAAATTTATTCTTAAGAAGGTTTTGATGTGCCATCACAAAAACTAAAAGAATTGGTCAAGATTTCTGATTGGGATTTTTTAGGTTTAAGCGAAAAAATCATTTCAACTTATACCAAGCCCGGAGACAAAGTGATTCTGCCTTATATGAGTGCGGATAACTTTGTATTTGAACTAGCAATTAATGAGCGTCAATGTTTAATCTATGATAACAACCCGTTAGTAAGAATTAATTTTGAAGCTGACTTTTTTTATCCAAGTTTAGCCGGAATCAAAACTCGCTTGAGTGAAATTAAGGTAGTAGGAGATTTTCCAGATTGTGGAGTGAAAAAATTTCTTCACCCTAGAACCTATAATGAAGCAATGGCAATTCGTTTATTTTTAGATAGTGAGCCAAAAGATGCGATTAATCTATGGATTAAATACTTAAGCGCGGAAGCGCTTAGAATGCCAAAAACAAGCAAGGGAGAACTAGAAGAGCTTGAATACATTGACATAAAAGATTTTATTTTAAAAAAATATAAAATTAGTTTTAGTGAAGTGGATCCTATGAGGCTTTTGCTTTTGCACAAATCCGCCCCAGAATTTTTGCACGATGAAAAAGAGCTAGATGAGATTTTAAAAGGAACAAAAGTAAAATTGGCACATTATGCTCCCTATCGCTTCAATGTGCGCGAATATTTCAGTAAAAACCTATTAAAAATGTGGTTTCACAACATCAGCAAAGAACAACTAATGAGCGCTTTTGTAGAAGATGAAACAGCTTGGAATCTCCGCTGTAAAAAAGATTTTTTATCTTTACACAAAAGATTGGGAAGTGGAGGAATGATTCTAGTAGAAAAGGCAAATGAATATGCAATTGAGGAATTTTTTAAGCTCGCATTTTTTTATGGTTATGAAAATGTGCGTGCATTTTGTAGCGCGAAAGGTATGCAAGCCTATTTGATGAAAAAATTAGGATAACTTTATTTGTGATAAATTGTATCAACAGATTTTATGTTGGAGTTAGGATTTAAGTTGTTATTAAAAATTTTAAGATAGAATTACAACTCCGCTTTAAGTGGCTCGATAGCTCAGTCGGTAGAGCAGGAGACTGAAAATCTCCGTGTCGGTGGTTCGATTCCGCCTCGAGCCACCACTTATTACTTTTAGGCTTTCCACATTATATTTTAGTTTTATTTCTTTCCCTAAACTTATCAAACGATAATGAATAAAAATTATTTTATTTTTTATCAAAATTTGCAAAATTTTATTTTAATTTTATAATTTATGAGTAAAATGCCGATTGCACTTTTTGGTGTAATGTTTCTTCATTGCGGATATCCCCCCCGTCCGCGAAGAACATTCAATAAGATAAAATGTTTAAACCCAACTAGCCAATCCTCTTTTGGGTTGGTTTTTATATCTTCTTCCATTTAGATTCCTCATCTTCTCACTTTCTACAATGCAAAATCTGCGCTAGTAAAAGTTTAAAGGGCAAGATTGATATTGTGGATTTTAGGTAGAGGGCATTTCTAATCACAATATATAAGAATTCTTATTTTTCTAAAGACTATAAAACGCCATTTTAAATCAAGGTTTTTCCATTTAAAAACGAAGTGGTTTGATTTAAAATGGAAAAATTAAGCTATTGTTAAAATTTATATTTTATTTATCTATTTGAATCTGGAGTTAAATTTGGATAAAATTTCAAACTAAAAATGAAAAAGAGAAATAATGGATTCTAATGTTTGGACTAGTTTGATTGGTGTTTGTGGAACTTTAGGTGGAGTTTTCTTGGGGGCTTTGTTAAATCCTAAAATGCAAGAATGGCAAGAAACTCGGAGGCTAAAAAGAATGCTCAAAGAAGCAATGCCTTTGGATAAGTTTATTATTTTTAACGCATACAGGAATATGTTTTTACCCCTCAATGGAATGCTTATTATCCAAAATCCGCAACTTGACTTTGAAAGCATACAGATTATTAATCGTTTTGATGATTTGATAATGCAATTAGCATCCAATGTAAAGAGGCTGAATGATGAAAGAATTTTATTTGCCTATGAAGAATATTATGGAGTTAGATATAGATTAGCACTTAGTAGCAGATTCCATTCTTTAATTTGTAAAAATAATAAAATAAAAGAAGAGTTAATAAAGGAAAATAAGCAGTTTATCAAAGATGAAGTTTATCCTCTGTGTAAAAAATAATAGAGTCCGAAACTATCTTCAATTTTTTGCAACAAAGCCAACAATCAAACGCAAGTGCTACACTGCCACTAAGTAGCTTAAGTATTTTTATGCACAATATTGGCATCTTTAATATACCTGTTGATTTAAAACATTTAAATCCTGCTTCGCCAAAAGATTTTTTAAATTTTCCAAAAGGAGAATTTCACCCTGAATATGAGGGGTGATTTACTTCTATATTTTAGCAACCCCCCCTTTCGTTTCAAAATCTATTTCCTCTTTTTCTAATTTTTATGCTAAATTCCTTTTAATATAAAATAATTATTGGGGATTATTATGGAAATGGAAGAGATTATAGAAAAGCTAAAGGATATTTTGGCAAGTGAGGGGCAAACAAGAATTAAATCTATTGATATAGCCAAAGCCTTAAACATACACCCTGATACTTTTAATAGTATGAAGTTTGGAAACTCTATTCCTTATAAACAAATCCTAAACTTCCTAGAGCAAAGAAAGATTAATATCAATTACTTCTTTTTTGGAAGCTCTCCTAAAGAAAGCTTAGGAAGCGAAGAGAAATATAAGATTCTAAAACTCTATAAAACAAATGCTTCTTTAGGAGGTGGAGGGATTAATGAGTTTGTAAGTATAGAGGAGATTCCTTTTCCTATCACATTACTAGAAAAACTCAAGATTAATCCCAAATGGGAAATCATAGAATGCAAGGGAGATTCTATGGAATCTCTCATTAAAGACAATGCACTCTGCTTCATTGATAGACAAGCAACTCTCAAAGACAAAGGAATCTTTGTAATTAATACCAATGAGGGATTGTTTGTCAAACAAGTGATTCTAAAAGATAATGGAGTGATTCTGCACTCTTTAAATCCAACCTATCAAGACTTATTCTTTCAAAATGGGGAATATTTGATTGTGGGGAGAGTGGTAGGGGTATGGCAAGAGATTTAAGGAATATTAAATATGCCTCTTAAATATTTTATTGATATATTGCTATAATTTGTTATATACTTTTTAATAGGGGTATTTATATGGCAAGTATTCTTGGACTAACAAATAGTGAAGTTGCAAGCCTAATGGGTGTTACCATTACAGGCATTGGTGTAGTAGCAACAATAATAACTCTTGTAATTGGTGGATATGCGATTTATTTACAGCGAACTTTATCAAAACAAAACAGTGAAGAGTTTAAGGAAAAATTTAATAAAATACTAGATAATGCGTCAGAAAATCCTTTGGTTTTGGAAAAGTTTATACAATGTATAGTTGAAAGAGAAGAGTTTAAAAATCGTTTTTTAAATTTAATACAAAACGAGATTGAAAATGTTTTAGATTCGAGACAAGTTATAAATACTGATATTTCTCAAAATGACGATATAATAGAGGAGAATAATAATATTAAAAGTCAATTTAAAGAAAAGGAGTAAGCTATGACCATACAAGATTTAAAAAATGTTCTTTTGGGTAAAAATCCTAGAGAAATCTTAGAAACTTTGGAGATTCATAGTGTTCCTGTAGATATAAAGTCTATTTTATGCGATAAACTGCATATAAAAATTGATGAAAAATTGGAATGGGACAGATTAGCTTTTGATGGTTCTGTATATTTAAATAGTAAAGGTTATCCTGAAATTTGGCTAAATAATTCTGTGTCGGAAAATAGACAGAATTTTACATTGGCACACGAATTGGGGCACATTGTTAATGATATACTACCGAATATAGAAAAGTATAAAGATCCCATTAATGATAATTATGAAACGCTCTATCGTAGTAATAAATATAATCCAATAGAGGCAAAGGCAAATGCCTTTGCAGCGCAATTTTTAATGCCTGCAAATTTTATCGCACAAGAGGCAAAAAAGCTAACTCAGGTAGATGATTTTAAGGATTTAAGTTTAAAACAAGTCATACAAAGAATGGCGAATAGATTTAGAGTATCCTTTGAAGCAATGAAATGGAGACTTGTAAATTTGGGTTATATTGATAAGGACAAAATCTAAGAAGTTCTTTTGTGAAAATAGACTTCATTCAAGATATAAATGAAATTGTTGCAAAACAATAGCTTGAGCGAAACGACATGCCTATATTTCTCTTTATGTTTCTAGTTTGAAATTCTATCTAATTTTTTTATGTTTCGTAATGAGCTAGATTGAACGAAATAAAAATATACAAGGCAATCTAGCTCATAAGCTTAAAGATTAAAATCCCCCTATAATTCCTCACTAACAACTCCTTTCTTTTGACATTCTGTGTCTGCATATTGATTCTATAATGTGTTTCTAGGGCTTCTATGGTAAAGTTCTTATAGAGATTCCTAACAAGCTCACAATCATTATAACTTAATAGGAATTTACCTTTGATACTCTTTAGAATCTTGCATAAATCCTTATGGTCTTTCAAATTAAAGGTTTTCTTATTCTTATAATAATTCTCTGTTCCTACATAGGGCGGGTCAAGATAGAAGAATGTAGTATCACTATCGTATTGCTTAATAAAATCTCTAAAGTCAAGATTCTCAATACTTACAGGCTTTAGCCTCTGTGCATAAACTTGAAAGCTCTTATAAATATTCTTTGGGCTTCTTGCCTTTTTGCACATTGCATAATTATCTCTCTTGCCCCCAAAGCTATGCACGATAGAGTAAAAATAGAGTGCAGCTTTTTCTATATTGTTTCTTGGCGTCTTGACTTTAGAATCTAAGAAAAAATCTCTACCACTTAGCATTCTATTTAATTCTATTTGGAGACTCTGCGGTCGTGTTTGAATGATTCTATGTAGATTGATTAAATCTGCATTCCAATCATTTACTACCTCATTATATTTTGCAAAAGGACGTTCTTTAGCATAAAGCACAGAAAGACTACCTGCAAACACTTCACAATAGCAAGAGTGTTCAGGCATTCTCTCTACAATCTCCTTTGCCATTTTTGCGTAAGGGCAGAGTGTGCAAATCTT
This portion of the Helicobacter ganmani genome encodes:
- a CDS encoding glycosyltransferase family 2 protein, which translates into the protein MENFKEFNIKDLPQEFSEKLLSEIPDNPNFPKVSVILTTYNREYFFTESIESILDQDYPNLEIIVSDDGSEDNTFSIASEYAKDNPHIKVVRNARTHGSAGNRNNGLDYASGELLLLLDDDDLLFKEAISQMVEVYLRFDKQYGIIIANCTRSDDGFLSGQGLDESREIGFQEVLAGCLDGEFVTLFERKLLGQRRFNENLQRGNMGLLWLKLHKQRPCYYIHKPLKFYRIHAESLTQSLKYKPLEMVKNYEQDILLFYKERLKYCPAHLAKLCATAALLYRQGGNRKKAFKKILQSLAIYPNWLALQVFACLFLPISFLPKLKIRQRVEK
- a CDS encoding ABC transporter ATP-binding protein/permease, coding for MFSKLRFILSHQDQHYIYGMLLLSLLVSLIELIGISAIAPFIAVASDFSLIESKTYFAFVYHFLHFDSPYEFVLCFGIVLLVFYVFRSLINLLYQHLLARFTFGRYHLIVERLFRNYLDINYEDFITKNTSHLTKTITTEAHNFTILLAAFLFMTSEVFVVLLIYGTLLFVDFKITLGLTFVLAILGFLLARGIALKIKKQGREKESHQKTFFETLSSSFGNYKIIKLQSDSDSIWRNFSNSLEGYSLANIKNQTFFHIPRLSLEALGFCMMILVVLYLLIQNPNNVTGYLPLLSMYVLALYRLLPSINRILDSYNKILFNFRSLEIIYQDLKMQTQDLGEEEVKFEREIRLEKLSFGYQQKCVLQEINLTICKGEKVAFIGESGSGKSTLVDCIIGLLCPQNGGIWIDDVKLEKTNLKSWRKKIGYIPQNVYLFSGNVEDNVAFGRELDKEKIISCLKSAKIYEFLQTKEGLETQVGDGGIALSGGQKQRIAIARALYGEPEILVLDEATSALDTEVEARIMEEIYKIAKDKTLLIIAHRLSTIEHCDSIYRLQNGTLKLV
- a CDS encoding glycosyltransferase, with protein sequence MKKIKILLAIRSLNFGGAERQWVLLAQELAKRSEVDLRLCTLYSGGRLEYEITGIPHICLHKKGRKDIGFLLRYRKVIKDFRPDCIYAFMPEMNIFSLFCGAFLGAKVVFGFRSSAINLNNLSLASKLYFYTQKLLSRFADAILCNSYDALSFYQKKGYYMKKALVVYNGIDTTRFHPREITRFKKELGIQEDAFVFGIVARMDKVKDYPLFARTAKEMIEYSRTQQGVEVTFISLGKCEERILKDCLKILGDTQRNVLFLGAKNDVEAYYPLFDCILSTSYTESFSNSIAEGMACGCVPIVSDVGESKVIADFGQNAYAFLFPPKDDKSALECLKSLYTLQHSDKLESLKAQSRAQIVEKFSVDSMVCTTLKILTSLAQSVSIEILKVELHNNNETKSPKD
- a CDS encoding DNA adenine methylase; this translates as MAKEIVERMPEHSCYCEVFAGSLSVLYAKERPFAKYNEVVNDWNADLINLHRIIQTRPQSLQIELNRMLSGRDFFLDSKVKTPRNNIEKAALYFYSIVHSFGGKRDNYAMCKKARSPKNIYKSFQVYAQRLKPVSIENLDFRDFIKQYDSDTTFFYLDPPYVGTENYYKNKKTFNLKDHKDLCKILKSIKGKFLLSYNDCELVRNLYKNFTIEALETHYRINMQTQNVKRKELLVRNYRGILIFKLMS
- a CDS encoding ImmA/IrrE family metallo-endopeptidase, which codes for MTIQDLKNVLLGKNPREILETLEIHSVPVDIKSILCDKLHIKIDEKLEWDRLAFDGSVYLNSKGYPEIWLNNSVSENRQNFTLAHELGHIVNDILPNIEKYKDPINDNYETLYRSNKYNPIEAKANAFAAQFLMPANFIAQEAKKLTQVDDFKDLSLKQVIQRMANRFRVSFEAMKWRLVNLGYIDKDKI
- a CDS encoding class I SAM-dependent methyltransferase, encoding MESYGYATELEYVDDFIPALNPLWIDFSLTLAGVECPKPQGKFRYLELGFGLGNSLTLHASCSEGEFMGNDFIPAHCQHAQKFIAASQSCTQVYEEDFLGFYKRLLQENRKFDYIILHGVWSWVSRENQEVIFEIINHCLDLGGGRLCKLQCFSGLGGEIFLATLAKNL
- a CDS encoding glycosyltransferase, with product MKLVILLYSLGAGGAERITSLLLENLAKEYTITLVLLEDIQHYPLNVQKIILGRNRTTESGIKKLLKLPLLAFKYRKIIRDCEISLSLMTRPNYINILAGMLCKLTRKSPKILICERSYPSKQYGYSNLSSTINRKLITLLYNKADKISANSPQNLADLVENFGIAQKKITLLLNFFDLNKINAQSREDSTLKEQILSSKVRGRFAFVSIGRLDSGKNHRLLVDCMQYFKDKADLFIFGEGEKRNELEAQILSLGLESCVHLLGRTPNPYAPLSVADCFVFASNHEGFPNVLVESLALGIPLLTTDCAPKEILEPLGEFIDNQKHCEICKGGILVPLNDKEAFSEAMRFIYAQPHFFSPSNLQSQARKFAIESQLPHYKQWIFE
- a CDS encoding S24 family peptidase — protein: MEMEEIIEKLKDILASEGQTRIKSIDIAKALNIHPDTFNSMKFGNSIPYKQILNFLEQRKININYFFFGSSPKESLGSEEKYKILKLYKTNASLGGGGINEFVSIEEIPFPITLLEKLKINPKWEIIECKGDSMESLIKDNALCFIDRQATLKDKGIFVINTNEGLFVKQVILKDNGVILHSLNPTYQDLFFQNGEYLIVGRVVGVWQEI
- the panC gene encoding pantoate--beta-alanine ligase; amino-acid sequence: MQIFTTTQDLRTFICQFKSQNPQKTIGLVPTMGALHKGHLSLIEASLTVCDCTIVSIFVNPTQFGENEDFNQYPRKKEADLHICAKAGVEIVFMPEVSQMYPLDSTLQTTFNAPAAMANVLEGKTRQGHFNGVLQVVLKLFNLVRPDKAFFGRKDAQQLLIIQKMVQDLFLPLEIVPCPIVRNEEGLALSSRNAYLSPSGITQALRISASLNAVTKAIMRGIKDSYELKRIALEVLEGLEVEYLVIVNHELQNIEQIQKNSTLILVVVRIEGVRLLDNLWF